The Syntrophobacterales bacterium genome has a segment encoding these proteins:
- a CDS encoding acyl-CoA dehydrogenase family protein — translation MAFELTQEQEMIRLMARDFAKKELEPFAGKWSQEKIFPEAAIKKMGELGLLGMMIPAEYDGAGAGAVSYCLALQEISYACASTGVTMSVTNLSSDPVFKYGSEEQKRRYLMPLASGKTIGAFAVTEPDAGSDPGSMTTRAEDRGDHYIVNGSKVFITNAGYAGVINLIARTGADKSNRGLSAFIVTPDMPGFKIGRKEDKMGLCASNTVELLFDDCIVPKDNLIGKEGLGFKIAMVALDSGRIGIASQSLGIARACLHEAIEYAKTRKQFGKSIGSFQAIQWMIADTAAEIEAAHWLTLAAAERKDRGIPFTREASIAKLFSSEMANRAAYRALQIHGGYGYMKEYKVERLYRDARVTAIYEGTSEVQRLVIAREVMAD, via the coding sequence ATGGCTTTTGAACTGACCCAGGAACAGGAAATGATTCGGCTGATGGCGCGGGATTTCGCCAAAAAAGAACTTGAGCCGTTTGCCGGAAAGTGGTCGCAGGAAAAGATTTTTCCGGAAGCGGCAATCAAAAAAATGGGGGAGTTGGGACTTTTGGGAATGATGATCCCCGCCGAGTACGATGGCGCCGGCGCCGGAGCGGTCAGTTATTGTCTTGCCCTTCAGGAGATTTCCTATGCCTGTGCCTCAACGGGAGTCACCATGTCGGTGACAAACCTCTCTTCCGATCCCGTTTTTAAATATGGCAGCGAAGAGCAAAAGCGGCGTTACCTGATGCCGCTGGCAAGTGGAAAAACGATTGGGGCATTCGCCGTTACCGAGCCGGATGCCGGTTCGGACCCCGGTTCAATGACAACCCGCGCCGAGGACAGGGGGGATCACTACATAGTAAACGGTTCCAAGGTATTTATAACAAATGCCGGTTATGCCGGGGTTATTAACCTTATCGCCCGGACCGGCGCTGATAAATCGAACCGCGGGCTTTCGGCTTTCATCGTGACCCCGGATATGCCCGGTTTCAAAATCGGCCGCAAGGAAGACAAGATGGGGCTGTGCGCCTCCAATACCGTCGAGCTCCTTTTTGACGACTGTATTGTGCCAAAGGATAATCTCATCGGCAAGGAGGGATTGGGATTCAAGATTGCGATGGTGGCCCTGGACAGCGGGCGCATTGGCATCGCCTCGCAATCCCTGGGGATTGCCCGGGCCTGTCTCCATGAGGCTATCGAATACGCAAAGACCAGGAAGCAATTTGGCAAAAGTATCGGTTCTTTTCAGGCAATTCAGTGGATGATTGCCGATACTGCCGCGGAAATCGAGGCGGCCCACTGGCTGACGCTGGCAGCGGCGGAAAGGAAGGATCGGGGAATTCCTTTTACACGGGAAGCGTCGATAGCAAAACTGTTCTCCTCGGAGATGGCCAACAGGGCGGCATACCGGGCCCTGCAAATCCACGGCGGGTATGGATACATGAAGGAGTACAAGGTAGAGAGGCT
- a CDS encoding XRE family transcriptional regulator, translated as MATKKVVKKQEKSSFGRRMKDAREKMGISIEDLALETGYVHENLSAVEEGRSVPPVSLVLQLSRALKMNMDEPESNGQGTTSKRRTKGHKMRVDSYAYTVLSKPGTDKHLRGYLVNVDANTEHKGVEYHHEGEEFEYVLSGAVTVQVGENITKLSKGESIHFNSGLRHKLSNPNSEPAELLVIIYVP; from the coding sequence AAAAAACAGGAGAAGTCATCCTTTGGGCGCCGCATGAAAGACGCCCGCGAAAAAATGGGGATCAGCATCGAGGATCTTGCCCTGGAGACGGGATATGTGCATGAGAATCTGAGCGCGGTTGAAGAGGGAAGAAGTGTGCCGCCCGTTTCGCTTGTCCTCCAGTTGAGCCGTGCGTTGAAAATGAACATGGATGAGCCGGAGTCCAATGGACAGGGAACCACCTCCAAAAGGCGCACCAAGGGTCACAAGATGCGGGTTGATTCCTATGCCTATACGGTGCTGAGCAAGCCGGGGACGGACAAACACCTGCGCGGCTATCTGGTGAACGTCGATGCCAACACCGAGCATAAGGGGGTCGAGTACCACCATGAAGGCGAGGAGTTCGAATATGTGCTGAGTGGCGCCGTGACCGTTCAGGTCGGAGAAAATATAACAAAGCTTTCCAAGGGGGAAAGCATCCACTTCAATTCCGGGTTGCGCCACAAACTGAGTAACCCGAATTCAGAGCCAGCCGAGCTTCTTGTTATCATTTACGTTCCCTGA